The genome window GAGATTGCACTTTTACCGAATTTCCTAAACTCGATAACGGCGGTTGAATTGCCGCAGTATTTCCCACTACTAATGTTATCAAATTCTCCGGTTTCAAGTAAGTCTTGGCTACGCGCTGCACGTCGGCAATTGTTGCTGCTTCGATGCTGCGGCGGTAGCGAAAAATGAAATCTTCGGGATAACCGTAGTATTCGTAGCGAATTAATCGCGACAAAGTTTGACTGGGATTTTCAAATTTAAAGATGAAAGAATTCAGGGTGGAATCTTTAGCAAAAGCTAATTCTTCCGGGGTAATTGGTTCGGTGCGGATACGATCGATCTCTGTGCGAATTGCCTGGATAAACGGTACTGTCGCGTCCGATCGCGTTTGGCCTCCAGCGACAAACACCCCCGGATAGTCATATCTCGGACTCCAAGCCGCGTATACTGAATAAGCTAAGCCTTGGCGCGATCGCACGTTATTAAACAAACGACCGCCGAAACCGTTGAGAACCCCGTTCATTACGTCCAAAGCACCGTAATCGGGACTGCTGAGCATTCCGCCCAAATGTCCCATCTGCACGTAACTTTGGCTTAATTGCGGCTGATTTACCAAAAATACGCCGTCGCCCTTTGCTGGCGATACGGTTGGTAGCGCAGGCACTTCAGCACTTAGATTCGGTTGCCAGTTGCCAAATTTTTGCTCGACGAGCGATCGCATTTTAGCTGTGTCAAAGTCGCCAGAAATACCCAAAATCATATTCTTGGGGTGGAAATATTTCTGGTAGAAACTCACCAAATCGTCGCGGGAAATATTGGCGAGGGTTTTGTATTCTACCGTGCGCGCGTAAGGACTGCGATCGCCGTAAATTAATTTTTGAAACTCGCGGCCGGTAATACCGTTAGGATCGTCATTGCGGCGGGCGATCGCACCTTGAGTTTGATTCTTCGCTAAATCCAACTTTTCCTGAGCAAATATTGGCTCCCGAATCACTTCCGCAAATAAGTCAAACACGGGTTCCACATCTTCAGCTAAAGCACTAAAATTAGCGGTACCAGAAGCAACATCAATCCCCGTTTCTACCGAAGCTGCTCGCTGTTCTAGCAACTGATTTAATTCATCAGCCGTATGCCGGCTAGTGCCACCAGTTCGCATGACTTCTCCCGTCAAACCTCCCAATCCAATTTTATCGGCAGGTTCAAAACGCTCGCCAGTGCGAAATAGAGCCGTTCCCCCGACTAAAGGGAGTTCCCTGTCTTCCATCAGATACACCCGGATGCCATTTTTCAGCTCGAAGCGAGTGTATTTAGGCAGTTTAATTTCTGACAGCGGGGGAAATGTTAATTCGTCGTAGTGTTTGGGTGCCGCCGCCAAGGAAGGTAACAAATTAAACGTGCCCAGTGAAACAGTAAAAAAGCAAAGCGATAGCAGAAATAACTTTACTTTTTTCAGTCTCAATTTAGTCCTTTTCATTCTTTCTCCTAAGTTATACATTCTGACAAATGTTGACTGTTCGCTGTTGGCTGTTTGCTGTTTGCTCACCACTGACAACTGACAACTGACAACAGTCAACAGTCAACAGTCAACTGACAACTGACAACTGACTTCTTTACAGCGGCAAAAGCTTACCAATCGTGCGATTTTCCGGACGGAAAGTTGCCTGAGAGACACGCTGAATGTCAGCGGGAGTAACAGCCGCGATCGCATCCAATTCCTTGAACAAATTTCGCCACGAACCGGTGTTTACTTGATAGTCCAGCAGCGAAAATGCCATGCCCATATTAGAATTGAGCGATCGCAACAAATCGGCTCTCGCCTGAGTTTTCACTCGCTCCAATTCCAAATCAGAAACCGGCTCAGTTTTCAGGCGATCGATTTCCTTGCTCAAAGCGGAGGCTACTTCATCAACCGTGCGGCCCGGAGCAGTTTGAGCGTAAAATAACATCAAATTCGGATACTTGTCCCCCGGATAACCGCTGAAACCTTGAGCCGCGAGCGCCAATTGCTGTTGTTCTACCAAAGATTTGTAAAGCCGAGAAGTGCGGCCATCGCTGAGCAAAGAACCAATCATTTCATAAATCGCATTGTCGGGATGATTCATCGCCGGCCGGTGGTATCCTTCCAAATACCAAGGTTGAGTTTTTAATTTAAGCGTGACTTCCTGAGTTTGCGTTTGGGGAGGTTCGACAATCTGCAATTCTGCAGGCGCTGGCGAAGCCTTGTAACGGCCGAAATAAATTTGAGCGAGTCGCTTCACCTCCGAAGCTTTCACGTCTCCTACCACCGCCA of Oscillatoria nigro-viridis PCC 7112 contains these proteins:
- a CDS encoding M16 family metallopeptidase codes for the protein MKRTKLRLKKVKLFLLSLCFFTVSLGTFNLLPSLAAAPKHYDELTFPPLSEIKLPKYTRFELKNGIRVYLMEDRELPLVGGTALFRTGERFEPADKIGLGGLTGEVMRTGGTSRHTADELNQLLEQRAASVETGIDVASGTANFSALAEDVEPVFDLFAEVIREPIFAQEKLDLAKNQTQGAIARRNDDPNGITGREFQKLIYGDRSPYARTVEYKTLANISRDDLVSFYQKYFHPKNMILGISGDFDTAKMRSLVEQKFGNWQPNLSAEVPALPTVSPAKGDGVFLVNQPQLSQSYVQMGHLGGMLSSPDYGALDVMNGVLNGFGGRLFNNVRSRQGLAYSVYAAWSPRYDYPGVFVAGGQTRSDATVPFIQAIRTEIDRIRTEPITPEELAFAKDSTLNSFIFKFENPSQTLSRLIRYEYYGYPEDFIFRYRRSIEAATIADVQRVAKTYLKPENLITLVVGNTAAIQPPLSSLGNSVKVQSLDITIPSAT